In Fusarium falciforme chromosome 9, complete sequence, the following are encoded in one genomic region:
- a CDS encoding MFS domain-containing protein: MVVRLLRSIVRNDAMKSDPPEIYNWRVFALVGASCFGGMLFGWDTGAIGGVLAMEATQARYGYTPAAKVTLDQNIVSTLQAGCFLACFFTSWLTEKFGRRWCLIGTGTVTTIGVVFQAASTANGSLAVMYVGRFVAGLGVGAASTLVPLYVSECAPRAIRGGLTSFYQLFIVTGVMLSFWINYGALLHLKAPTVYALPLALQALPAVLLICGMLLAPESPRWCARKDDWERATALLVKLRGLPEESDYVQTEIQEMSAQLEAERRLTGDASASTLWKEMVTIPGNRKRAILSIMLMVCQQMTGVNAVNYYAPQIFQALGMTGTTVSLFATGVYGIVKVVGCALFLVFCADSLGRRRSLLWTSCAQAVTMYIIGIYGRVEPPVKGQDISAFGYVAIVCIYLWAAVFQFGWGPCCWILVSEIPTARLRALNVAIGAATQWLFNFIIARTVLTMQKTMGPAGYGMFFMFGSFGVLMGLFVWFFIPETKGLSLEQMDELFGVVEMTKKLDAENPEMGRTTSIREERADIKETKQ; encoded by the exons ATGGTCGTCCGCCTTCTTCGTTCCATCGTGCGTAACGATGCCATGAAGAGTGATCCCCCGGAGATCTACAATTGGCGCGTCTTTGCCCTCGTCGGCGCGTCTTGCTTCGGTGGCATGCTCTTTG GCTGGGATACTGGTGCAATTGGAGGAGTCTTGGCTATGGAGGCCACTCAGGCTCGCTATGGTTACACGCCCGCGGCCAAGGTGACGCTCGACCAGAACATCGTCTCGACTCTTCAGGCCGGATGCTTCCTCGCTTGTTTCTTCACCTCCTGGCTCACCGAGAAGTTTGGTCGACGATGGTGTCTCATCGGAACTGGCACTGTTACCACGATCGGCGTCGTCTTCCAGGCTGCTTCTACCGCTAACGGATCCTTGGCTGTCATGTATGTTGGTCGCTTTGTCGCTGGTCTGGGTGTCGGAGCCGCCTCGACTCTGGTCCCGCTGTATGTGTCTGAGTGCGCCCCGCGAGCTATTCGTGGCGGTTTGACTT CTTTCTATCAACTGTTCATCGTGACTGGTGTCATGCTTTCCTTCTG GATCAACTACGGCGCTCTTCTTCACCTCAAGGCACCCACAGTCTACGCTCTTCCCCTGGCCCTCCAAGCTCTTCCTGCTGT TCTTTTGATCTGTGGCATGCTGCTTGCCCCTGAGAG CCCTCGTTGGTGTGCACGCAAGGATGACTGGGAACGCGCTACTGCACTTCTTGTCAAGCTCCGAGG TCTTCCCGAGGAGTCCGACTACGTCCAGACCGAGATCCAGGAGATGTCTGCccagctcgaggctgagagACGGCTTACCGGCGATGCCAGCGCTTCTACTCTCTGGAAGGAGATGGTCACCATTCCCGGAAACCGAAAGCGAGCTATCCTGTCCATAATGCTCATGGTCTGCCAGCAGATGACTGGTGTCAACGCTGTGAACTACTATGCTCCTCAGATCTTCCAGGCCCTCGGCATGACTGGCACGACTGTTTCTCTCTTCGCCACTGGTGTTTACGGTATCGTCAAGGTTGTGGGCTGCGCTCTGTTCCTCGTCTTCTGCGCCGATTCTCTCGGCCGACGTCGCAGTCTGCTGTGGACCAGCTGTGCCCAGGCCGTTACCATGTACATCATCGGCATTTACGGCCGCGTGGAGCCCCCGGTTAAAGGACAGGAT ATCTCGGCTTTCGGATATGTCGCCATCGTCTGTATCTATCTCTGGGCCGC TGTCTTCCAGTTCGGTTGGGGACCCTGCTGCTGGATTCTCGTCTCTGAGATCCCGACTGCCCGTCTTCGAGCCTTGAACGTTGCCATCGGCGCAGCAACGCAGTGGCTGTTCAACTTTATCATCGCACGAACTGTTCTTACCATGCAAAAGACCATGGGTCCGGCTGGCTAT GGAATGTTCTTCATGTTCGGAAGCTTCGGCGTCCTCATGGGCCTCTTTGTGTGGTTCTTTatccccgagaccaagggACTCAGTCTGGAGCAGATGGACGAGCTCTTTGGCGTTGTCGAGATGACCAAGAAGCTTGATGCCGAGAATCCCGAGATGGGCCGTACCACGAGCATCCGGGAGGAGCGAGCTGATATCAAGGAAACCAAGCAGTAA